In the genome of Pusillimonas sp. T7-7, the window GGTGGCCATCTGCTGGTGCGTGCCGGCGGTGATGTTTCAGGTACGGTGCTGACGACAACGACAGCGTCAGGCACTACTCAGGACATACGGCGAGCCGCTTCCACACCGACCGTGACCAACTGGTTATGGCGTCAAGGTCCGGAGAATGGTGATGGTGCTGCCGGTACTGCCTGGTGGATCAACTTTGGCAGTTACGTCAGAGGGGATAGTGTAGAGACCATGCGGCGGACTGGGGGATTACCTACGTCTTATCCGGACGAGGAAATGAAGGCCGTCAGGGAGGCACCTTTCCTCACAGGATTTACCGGCTTCGGCACGCTGGGCGGAGGCAATTTCTACCTTGATATTGCGGGTGATGCGGGTGTCATGACTGCTGGTAAAAGCCGCAGTGATGGCCGGCCGCGGAGTGAGGGGCTTGTGCTGGCCGTGGGCAGCACAGGCAGGGTGATTGAGAACGATGCATTACTGATGTCAGGCGGTGGCGATCTCTCAGTGCGTATCGGTGGGCACCTCAATCCCGCAACGGCGACCCTGCAGCAAGACGGTCGCAGCAATGCAATGGATCTGGGCGGGGCGCTGATTAATCTGCGCGGTAATGTACTCCTCTCCGCCACCTCTGTTGGCGGTATTGAGCGCAGCTATCGGGCAGATACGAACTCCGGCATTACCTGGCAGTATCAGCGTTCCCCCTATGACAGTACGCTGGGCAACGCGATGGGGGGGCCGGTGCTGATACCGGGTGATGCAACCTACCATATCCAGACAGGTAATGATCTTGTCGTGGGGGGCGTCGGGGATGCTGGCAGAGTGCAGACTGTCGGGACAGAGCGTGTCGCCGGCGGGGCTCTGGATGACGCTTGGTTTTCCTTGTGGACCGATCACACAGCAATCCACTTGTTTTCCGTTGGCGGGGACCTGATGCCCGGGGCTTCGCTTGGCCAGAGCAACGCTCGCGGAACATTTGCAGCCGGTTTCAACTACGTCCCGGATGGTATGCGTTTCTCCTATCCGTCGATTCTCAAGGCCACCGCTGCCAGTGGTAATATCTATCTCGGCGCGGCCGCTTGGGCGCGTGAGGGCGTAGCGGAGGGATACGGACGTGCTGAAAACCTGGGGATATGGTTCCGACCCTCTGAGAACAGCGCGATTGAGCTACTGGCGATGGATCATCTTTATGGCGGTGGCTATTCCCTCAGCAGTTCGTCGGCGCCACAGACTATTCTTGCCACGCCATTCCAGCCGGCCGTCATCCTGCGTGACGGAACGGGCGCCGAGATATACAACAATGTCTATGAGCGGCTCAGGCCTGGCATCCGCACGCCTTTCGCATTTGGTGCCAACACCGTCGGTGAAACAGGCCAACGGGAGCAGGTGAATCGCTACTACGCTGTGAACGGAGACATCGTCAATCTGAGGGTGGGTGAACAGGTCACTTTCTCTGTTAACCGGGGAGGCGATACTTGGTATGTTTCGGGCGGTCCCGTGCAGATGCTGGCGGGCCGGGATATCGTGAACAGCGGCAGCCTGTTGGGCTCGGCGGCGGGCAGCCTTAATGACAGCTACCAGGGCGCCACCAGCCGCGGCAACCTGTTCCTCCACCACAACGACAATGATATCTCCCGCGTCCACGCCGACGGCCGCATCCTCACCAGCAACTTCAACGTCGCTGGCCCCGGCCAGCTGGAAGTCTCCGCCGGGGGCTCCATCCTGATGCAGGATCAGGCCAGCATCGTATCGCTCGGCCCGGTGGTGCCCGGGGACAACCGCCGTGGCGCGGACATCGCCGTCATGGCCGGCCTGGCGGAGTCGCCACTGGATGTGGACGGACTGTTGTCGCATTACCTGGACCCGGCCAACCTGGCGGCGCCGGACACGCCGCTGGCCGATCAGCCGGATAGCGTGGCAGAAGTCTATACCGACGAGCTGATCGAGTGGCTGGCGGAGCGCTACGGCTTCCAGGGCGATGACCTGGAAAGTGCGCTGGCGGTCTTTGCCGGCCTTAACGACAGTGCGCGGCAAATTTTCGCGCGGCAGGTGTTGTTTGGCGAGCTGCTGGCCAGCGGCCGGGAGTTCAACGATGTGGACGGCCCGCGGCCGGGCAGCTATCTGCGCGGTCGCCGGGTGATCGAAGCGGCCTTCCCGGAACGCGCGGCGGAAGGCAGCGCCGGTGGCGATCTGGTGATGTTCGGTGACGCAGGCATCCAGACACTGAACGGGGGAGATATTCATCTGCTCACGCCGTCCGGAGCCCAGACGCTGGGCGTGGAGGGCACTGAACCGTCTGGCAGCGCCGGTGTGCTGACGCTGGGCGAAGGCAGTATTCGCCAGTTTTCTCGCGACAACATTCTGCTTGGTCAAAGTCGCATAATGACGCTGTTCGGCGGCGACATTCAGGCGTGGTCCGAAAAAGGTGATATTAATGCTGGGCGAGGTTCGCAAACCACGCAGGTGTATACGCCGCCGAAGCGAGTATACGATCAATGGGGCAATGTAACGCTGTCGCCACAGGTACCAAGTTCGGGTGCTGGTATCGCCACCCTCAACCCCATCCCGGAGGTGCCTCCAGGGGATATTGACCTGATCGCGCCGCTGGGTACGATCGATGCGGGCGAGGCGGGGATTCGAGTGTCGGGGGATGTCAACATTGCGGCCCTGCATGTAGTCAATGCCGACAATATCCAGGTGCAAGGTGAATCCACCGGCATTCCGGTGATGGCGGCGGTGAATGTGGGGGCCTTGACATCGGCCAGCGCGGCGGCGTCTTCCGCTGCCACGGCTGCGCAAGATACCGTATCCCGAGCCCGCAACGAAGCCCGCCAGAATCAGCCGTCCATCTTCAGCGTGCGGATCCTGGGCTTTGGCAGTGCCGCCGCCAGTGACAGTGGCGCCGGCTCATCGGCGAGCGCGCCCATGGGTGCATCAAGCCGGGAGGTCGGCTACCAGCCCGACAGCATGCTGCAGATGGTGGGTGACGGCAAGCTCTCGCCAAGCCAGCTCGCGCGCCTTACGCCCGAGGAGCGCCGGCGTCTTGATTTGTAGCCGTAAAGCGCAGGCCGACCGGCATAGGTCGGCCTGCAAGCTGGGCAGGGTTTTTGAAGACGCGGTGATAAGTTGTCATAAAAATGTCACTTTAGTTTCATGAACGAGCCGTAATATGGCGCTCCATGGCCGCTGTGCAGTGGCCCATTCTTTTGCCCTGACTCGCTCCTTCATGCTTTTACGCTTTCGTTCGCTTGAGTCGTTTTACCTCGTGCCCGCGTGCGTGCGGCCGCAATTCTAGTGATGGTGCTGTGCGCAGGCGTGGCGCCGGTGCGAGGCTGGGCCGCCGAGCCGCCTGGCCAAGGCATGCCGGCCAAAGCAGTCTCGCCGCCTGTTTCGTTTACTTTTGATTTGCCCCGCATGCCGCTGGCCGAAGCGCTTATCCGCTATGGCGAAATCACCGGCCGCTCCGTGTTGTACGAAACTGGACAGGCGGCCGGAAAGTACGGGGCACCGCTCAAAGGCCGGTTCACCCTGGATGCGGCCTTGTCCCGACTTTTAGCGGATACGGGCCTGCGCGCCCGTGCGTTGTCGGCAGGCTCCGTGACGGTTGCTCCGGCGCCGTCGGCCGCGCCTGCCAAGACGCCTTCGGCCCGATTATCGGCGGTGCAGCGCCAGTATGACGGCTACTTGCAGCAGCGCGTGTTCGGAGCGCTGTGCGCCTATCCCGAACTGCAGGCTGATCGTCAGCGCATCGTGCTGCGCTTTTCCGTGAACGCCCAGCGCCGTATCGTGGACTTGCGCGTGCGCATGGCCGAGCGGCCGGCGCTTGAACCCGTGGTGCGTCGCATTCTGGGTGAGCAGTTCATGGATGCGCCGCCACCCGGTGTGGCGCAGCCCGTGCTGATGTTGATCTCACCCGAGGCGGCCGCCCGCTGGGGAGGATGTTCGCGATGAGCGGCAAAGGTCTTGAGCGCCTGCAGCGTTTGTTGGCCGAACGCTATGAAAGCTTGCGCGTGCAGGTTGCCCGGCGCCTGGGCGGTTCGGCCGACATGGCTTCGGATGCCTTGCACGACGCTTATCTGCGGGTCTCGACTCGCAAAGACCTGGACGACATCCAGTACCCTCAGACCTACCTGGTGAACGCCGCCGTCAATTCGGCCATCGACCAAATGCGCAAGGATGTGCGCTTGGTCAGCGACGATGAGATCGAGTCGATTTTTGAGCAGGCGCGCAGCGACACGCCGGGCCCCGAACAAACACTGCTGGGGCGCGAGCGTACCGAGCAAGTGCTGCAAATACTGGAAAGCCTGCCCCTGCGCCAAACCCAGATGCTGATCTCGCACCGCGTGCATGGCGAGGACACCACACAGTTGGCCCAGCGTTGGGGAATGTCCTCGCGCATGGTGCGCCGGGAAATACAGAAAGCCAACGACGCCTGTATGCAAGCATTGCAAGCGCTGGACAAGAAAAACGAATTGCTATGAAGCCACATAATAAATATGTTGCCGCGGTTCCATTTCGCGCGGCCCAAACGTCTAGATGTAAAGCGGCCTTGTTTTGGCGGCTGGACGAAAATTGATGAACGCCGATAGCTTTCGCACTGACGCCGATGATGCACTGCTTGCCCAGCTGTGCCGGGAGGCCCGCGCCTGGGCCATCAAACTGAAGACCGGCCAGCCCACGACGGAGGACGTCGCGGCGCTGCGCCAGTGGGTGGCGCAAAGCCCGGCCCATGCCCAAGCCTGGTCGGCTGCCGCGCATGACTGGAAGACGGTGGATGGGGCCGCGCGCCAGTTCGAAAGCCGGCTACACGAACGGGGCGCTTTGCGTAAACCGTCGCGCGTGTCCCGCCCTTCACGTCGTTGGTTCCTGGGCGGTGCGGCCAGCGCCTTTGGTGCGCTGGCCGTAGTCGGTATTGTGCGTCCGCCACTAGGCTTGTGGCCGTCATGGTCCGAGCTGGGCGCCGACTACCGCACCGCTACAGGTGAGCAGCGCGATCTGGACTTGGCCAATAACCTGCGGCTGACCTTGAACACGCAGACCAGCATAACGGTCCATCAAGTCGATGGCGTGCAGCGCATAGCGCTCATTGCCGGCGAAGCGGCTGTCATGGCCATGCATACCGCCTGTGAAGTGGTGGCCGATGCGGGCCGCTTGGTGTTGAGCGATGCCGACCTGCAAGTGCGCCGTTTGCCCGACGGGCGGGTGCGCGTGCAGTGCAGGCAAGGCAAGGCGGTATTGCATCACCCCACGGGCACGGCTTCTTTGCAAAGCGGGCAACAATTGGTTTATACGCCGGGCCAGGTCAGCGGCACCACTGCGGTACCCAACGAGCAAGCGCCCTGGCGTCAGGGCATGGTGGTGTTCGACGACATGGCCTTGAGTGATGTCGTCGATGAAATCAACCGCTACCGGCCCGGTCGTGTGGTGTTGCTCAACAGCGAGGTGGCCCAGCGCCGCTTTAGTGCTCGTTTCAAGATCACGGCGCTGGACGAAGCCATAGCCTTGCTCGAAGCCGTGCACCAGATCCATGTGCGCCAGGTGGGCGATGTGGTGCTGCTCAGTTAGCGGTGTTGGGCAACCGTGTGTTGGATCACGATGATCAGCGGAAACGGTTTGTTCGTGAGCTTAATGTCATAAAAATTTCATGCGGTTTTAGTTCCGCGAAACCTGTTTCGAACGTCAGATGGTTAGCCTTGGAGTTTGCGCCATGCCGACTCCAACTCGTATTCCCGCCTGGATTTGGAACTGATTTCACATGTCTTCGACCGCTTTGGCCACCACTGATACCCGCATTTCTTACGCTCGCCGGCTTGGCGTGAACGCAAGCCGCCGTGCGCGCTTGACTCCCTTGGCCTCGGCGCTGGCCCTAGTGCTGGTGGCCGGCGGTTTGGCTGCCTCGGATGTTCAGGCTCAATCGCGGCCCTTTAGCAGCGGCTGGTTTGCCGCCAAGGGTGCGGCTCAAACGCAGGCGGCCCGTACCGGCCGGCTGCCCAACGGGATGTTGGCCGGCATCAATCCAGCGGCTCGCCAGCAGCAGGCCGCGCGCAAGCAATTGAATCGTTCGGTGCAGAACCTGGGCAGCGCGGCGGCGGCCATTGCCGCCCAGCAGGCGGCGCAAGCCGCTGCCCGGGCAGCGGCCCAGAACGACCCCTCAGTGCCCGACGGCCTGGGTAAGGGTGGGCTGGAAGCGGCAGTCGGTGAACTGGCCAAGTGGCAAGGCGCCAATGCCCCGGTGCATACGCAAAGCGGCGGCCAGCACAACGTGGCCATCAAGCAGACCGAATCGAAAGCCATCCTGAACTGGGAGACGTTCAACGTCGGGCGCAACACCACGGTCAACTTTCAGCAGAAGTCCACCGATGCGGTATTGAACCGCGTGGTCGGAGCAGACGTTGCACCCAGCCAGATCCAGGGTGCCATCAAGGGCGACGGCACGGTGATGGTGGTCAACCAGAACGGCGTCGTGTTCTCTGGCAGCAGCCAGGTCAACGTGCGCAACCTGGTGGTGGCTGCTGCCAATATCAGCGATACCGATTTCAACAACGGTCTGTATAACGGCGCGAACCCCACCTTCACCAACGCCGAAGGCAAGATCATCGTCGAGCAGGGCGCGATGATCAACACCACCAAACCGGCCAATTCGACTACCGGCGGCGGCTACGTGCTGCTGGCCGGAAAAGAGGTGCATAACGCGGGTACCATCACTACGCCGAGCGGACAGACGCTGCTGGCGGCCGGTGATAGTTTCGTCATCAAGCGCGGCCAGGGTACTGCAGAAAACCAAACCTCCACCACACGCGGCAACGAAGTGACCGCAAGCGGCGAAGGCTCGGTGCTCAATACCGGTCTCATCCAAGCGACCACCGGCGACATTACTTTGACCGCCACGAATCTGCGCCAGGACGGCGTGGCCGTAGCCACCACCTCCACGAGCTTGCGTGGCACTGTGCATCTGAACGCGGTAGGCGCGGATAGCACGATCACTCTGGGCAAAGACAGCACCACCGCCATCTTGCTGGAAGATACCGATGCCACGGCACTGGATAACCAGCGCGACGGTCTGCAAGGCCCTACTATCGATAACTCGCCTGATACTCAAAACTTCGTGGCTGCCGACCCCACCCGCCGCGAGCTGTCGTTGATCGACATCAAGAGCGGCGGCACCGTGGACTTTGAAGGCGAATCGCTCACGCTCGCCACGGGCGGTCAGATCATGGTCGATGCCCCGCGTACCTTGGTCAGGGACGGCGCAGAACTGGACGTGTCGGGCGCTGTGGGCGTCAAAGTCTCGATGGAGTCGAACAACCTGAAGATCAATATTCAGGGCAACGAGATGCGTGATGCACCGGTCAACCGCGACAGTGACCCGGAAAATAACAGAAGTTTGCTCAGTAGCACCGACGTCTGGGTAGACCGACGCAGTCTGGTCTTTGTGCCCGCCGACACCAATGGCTACGACACCGACCGCTGGTACACCGCAGGTGGGCTGCTGGAAGTAAGCGGTTATCTTGCCACCCAAGGCCACACCGTCGGCGAATGGATGGCGCAAGGCGGCATCGTGCAGTTCAAGGGCAATGACGTCATTACCCAGGCCGGTTCACGCATCAACGTCTCGGGCGGCACGCTGGATGTGCAAGACGGCTTTATCAATCAAAGCTGGCTGCGCGGCGCCGATGGGCGCTTGTATGAACTCTCGCGCGCACCAGGCGACTTGCTGTACAAGGGTCTGTACCAGGGCTTTCAGACCAATCACCCGCGCTGGGGCGAGACGGCCACCCGCACCTTTTACAACCCATTGATCGCGCCAAGACAGCGTTTCGAGACTGGGTATACCGTAGGCCGCGATGCCGGCAAATTGGTGATCAGCACAAGCAATGCCGTGCTGGAAGGCCAGATCGTGGGCGAGACGTTCCAGGGGGACCGCCAGACGCAGGCTGCACAAGCCGGGATCGACGGCTACTACCAATCGCAAAGTGCGGTGGCCCGACGGGGGCAGTTGATCGTCGGCAACTACATGCCGTACTACGTCAAAGACAGCGGCACACTGCAGTACGCTTTGGGTGCCAACGACGATACCCTTAAAAACGTCATTCTGGGCAACACCGCCGAGCAGATTGCCGCTGGCCTGAACCTGGACACGGTCTTGCCCGAAGAGCGCGAGGGCACGCTCTACCTGAACACCGATCAACTGAACGACGCTAATTTGGGCGGCATTCAGATTGCGGCGGGCAATACCATTGCCGTCGAGAACGATCTAAATGTTGCGCATGGCGGTGCCATTACGCTGTACGGCCCGCAGGTGAACGTGAACGCTGACCTGACTGCGCACAGCGGCAGTATCCATCTGGGTAATGTGCTCAACCAAGTCGGCGACAACGGCTATTTTGATGCGGTGCTATCAGCGCCCGTCGCCGGTGTCACGGTGGCAGGCGGTGCCACGATTAATGCCAGCGGCCTATGGAGTAATCTGCTGCTGGACCCGACCAACCGCGCCAACCTGGCTTATCAGCATGGCGGCAGCGTATCGGTTCGCAGTAGTGGCAACGTAACGCTTGAAACAGGCAGCTTGATCAACGTGTCGTCGGGCGCGGCGCTACGTGCCAATGGCACCCCGCAAGGCGGGCGGGGCGGTAATGTCACGCTGGCGGCCAGCAGTGGCCGCGCGGGCGGTGAACTGACTCTGGATGGCGGCATTCACGGCCATGGCGTGAACGGCGGCGGTACGCTGCAAATCGAAACTGGCTCGACAGTGGTGATCAGCGGGCAACCGTTGCTGGAAAATGAGGGCTTTCTGGAAGCCGGGCAGGCCGCGCCCATCAATCTGCGGCTTGATGAGCCGTACACCGTGGCGGCCGGTTCGCCCGCGCCTATGGACACTGCGATGTTCGCGGCTGGCTCAGCTCTGCCTGCTGGAACGGTGTTGGCTAAACGGGTGGCCGTGCAATCGCTGATGATGCTGGCGTCGGACTTTTTCAATAAAGGTTTTAGCGACTACCAGGTGATCGGCCAGCAGGGCGTCACGGTAGCGGAAGGCGCTCAGGTTAATGTCAGCATGCCGGTGCTGCGCATGAACGCACAAGCCCGCAGCGCAGCCACGGGCAGTGACCCGAGCGCAGCGTTGGAAATTTGGACCCCGCCCCTGCATCTGGAAAACCCAATCGACGGGGTGCTGACTCAACGTCGTGGTGCCAGCCTGAGCCTGCGGGCTGGTAGCGCCAGTTCAACACAAGCCGATATCGCCGTCAATCTGCTGCATATCGCTCGGGATGCGGTTATCAACGTCGACCCAGGCCAATCCATTGCATTGCAGGGCATCGGCCAGATCACGGTGGACGGCATGTTGAATGCTTGGAGTGGTCGCATTGAACTGCGTCAGGGTAACGTTGCTGGCGATCTGGGCGACGGCGCTCAAACCTATGTTGCCGACGATGGCCGTTCGATCTGGATTGGTGAAACCGCTACGCTGGACGTGGCAGCCCGTGCGGTCACGGCCGGGGATGCGCGCGGCAACCGATATGGTCAGGTGCGCAGCGGTGGCAGTATTGTGATTGGGGGAACGATTGATCATGCCGCCCGTAATGCCACCTTACCGGTACCCTTTGTCGTGATACGTGAAGGCGCGTTGCTGGATGCCTCCGGTACGAGTGCGCTGCTTGATATTCCCGGGCAGGGGGCTACGACGGTTGCCAGCCATGGCGGCAGTATTTCGATGGCCTCACTGGCCGGCCTGTATCTGGATGGTGAGCTACGAGCCAAAGCCGGTGGTGTCGGTGCCGCCGGCGGCAGTCTGGCGCTCGCCAGTGGCGTGCGCGGTGCCAGTTCGATCACCAGCGACCGGTTGCGACAAGCTCACGAAATGGTCTTGACGCAAGATAAAGGTGCCAGCCTGCTACCAACCGGCATTACTGCCGGCGAGGCGGCCGATCAGCTGGTCTACGGGCATACCCAGGTGAGTGCCGATCAAGTTGAGGCAGGTGGCTTTGATACATTGTCCTTATTTAGCAAGGGAATGATCGCGTTTGATGGCGATGTGAACTTGACCCTCGGGCAAAGCCTGAACCTCTACGCTGGTGCCCTGGGCCTGACCCAAGCCGCCGGCGCAAATACACGGGTCAATCTTTCCGCACCGTATGTACGGCTGGCAGGTTCGGTAGCACCAAGTAGGCCTGATGTCCCTGGCTCATTCTTGCTGGGTATGCATCATGGCGCGGGTACACAGCCGTTGTCGCAACAACCCGAGGCAGGCAGCCTGCGGCTGGAAGCAGGTCGTGTACTGGATGTTGAAGCAGGCTCAGGTTTGGGCGATGGCGGTAGCCTTACGCTTACCCGACTGGACGGCAGCAGCGAACTGATTGACCGGCGTGGTTTTGCTGACATGTTGTTGGTCAGCCAAGGCGATATGCGTATTGGTCAGGGCACTTTCTACGCGACGGGCGACTTGACGCTGGCTGCCGCTCAAGTTTACCCGACCACCGGCGTATCCGCCACGGTGCATGCCGGTTGGCGAGCCAGTGCCGGCTATGACCCTGATCGCCGACTGGTGATTGCCCGCACCACCGACAACATACCCACCATGCCGTACTCGGTATTTGGTAGCTTGACGCTGGGTGCAGTGACCATCGATCAGGGTGGCATCATTCGTGCTCCACTGGGAGCACTTAATATTGGCTATTCCCGTACCCCCCAGCAGACCCAGACGGTCAACCTGCTGCCCGGCAGCTTAACGTCAGTGAGTGCCGGGGGGCTGCTCATGCCCTATGGCGGCACGGTAGACGGGCAAGTCTGGCAATACGATGGGGAAGACATCACACTGTATGCGGTGGGAGGAACCCAA includes:
- a CDS encoding STN domain-containing protein, giving the protein MRAAAILVMVLCAGVAPVRGWAAEPPGQGMPAKAVSPPVSFTFDLPRMPLAEALIRYGEITGRSVLYETGQAAGKYGAPLKGRFTLDAALSRLLADTGLRARALSAGSVTVAPAPSAAPAKTPSARLSAVQRQYDGYLQQRVFGALCAYPELQADRQRIVLRFSVNAQRRIVDLRVRMAERPALEPVVRRILGEQFMDAPPPGVAQPVLMLISPEAAARWGGCSR
- a CDS encoding RNA polymerase sigma factor, which gives rise to MSGKGLERLQRLLAERYESLRVQVARRLGGSADMASDALHDAYLRVSTRKDLDDIQYPQTYLVNAAVNSAIDQMRKDVRLVSDDEIESIFEQARSDTPGPEQTLLGRERTEQVLQILESLPLRQTQMLISHRVHGEDTTQLAQRWGMSSRMVRREIQKANDACMQALQALDKKNELL
- a CDS encoding DUF4880 domain-containing protein, encoding MNADSFRTDADDALLAQLCREARAWAIKLKTGQPTTEDVAALRQWVAQSPAHAQAWSAAAHDWKTVDGAARQFESRLHERGALRKPSRVSRPSRRWFLGGAASAFGALAVVGIVRPPLGLWPSWSELGADYRTATGEQRDLDLANNLRLTLNTQTSITVHQVDGVQRIALIAGEAAVMAMHTACEVVADAGRLVLSDADLQVRRLPDGRVRVQCRQGKAVLHHPTGTASLQSGQQLVYTPGQVSGTTAVPNEQAPWRQGMVVFDDMALSDVVDEINRYRPGRVVLLNSEVAQRRFSARFKITALDEAIALLEAVHQIHVRQVGDVVLLS